Proteins found in one Eretmochelys imbricata isolate rEreImb1 chromosome 9, rEreImb1.hap1, whole genome shotgun sequence genomic segment:
- the SPTSSB gene encoding serine palmitoyltransferase small subunit B, with amino-acid sequence MDIKHAKDYLYWLYYQYLLITCCYVLEPWERSMFHTIFITVFAMVVYTAYVFIPIHIHLAFEFFSQLFGDQRESTVAIMN; translated from the coding sequence ATGGATATTAAGCATGCAAAGGATTATCTTTACTGGCTATACTATCAATACCTACTGATCACCTGTTGCTATGTGTTGGAGCCCTGGGAGCGATCCATGTTCCATactatttttattactgtttttGCTATGGTGGTGTATACAGCTTATGTCTTTATCCCTATCCACATCCATTTGGCTTTTGAGTTCTTCTCCCAGTTATTTGGAGATCAGCGTGAAAGTACTGTTGCCATTATGAACTGA